In the Pseudomonas sp. ADAK2 genome, one interval contains:
- the truB gene encoding tRNA pseudouridine(55) synthase TruB produces MAQVKRIRRNVSGIILLDKPLGFTSNAALQKVRWLLNAEKAGHTGSLDPLATGVLPLCFGEATKFSQYLLDSDKAYETLAQLGKTTTTADAEGEVLQERLVTVGRADVEAVLPGFRGQISQIPPMYSALKRDGQPLYKLARAGEVVEREPRSVTIARLELLAFEGDTARLAVDCSKGTYIRTLVEDIGEQLGCGAYVAELRRTQAGPFTLAQTVTLEELEAVHAEGGNEAVDRFLMPSDSGLLDWPLLQFSEHSSFYWLNGQPVRAPDAPKFGMVRVQDHNGRFIGIGEVSEDGRIAPRRLIRSE; encoded by the coding sequence GTGGCTCAGGTCAAACGTATCCGTCGTAACGTCAGCGGCATCATCCTGCTCGACAAGCCGTTGGGGTTCACCTCCAACGCGGCGTTGCAGAAGGTTCGCTGGTTGCTGAACGCCGAGAAAGCCGGGCACACCGGCAGTCTCGATCCGCTGGCCACCGGCGTGTTGCCGTTGTGCTTCGGTGAAGCCACCAAGTTCTCGCAGTATCTGCTCGATTCCGACAAGGCTTATGAAACCCTGGCGCAACTCGGCAAGACCACCACCACGGCGGATGCCGAGGGTGAAGTTTTGCAGGAACGCCTGGTGACCGTTGGTCGCGCCGATGTCGAAGCTGTTTTACCCGGTTTTCGCGGGCAAATCAGTCAGATACCGCCGATGTACTCGGCGCTCAAGCGTGATGGCCAGCCGCTGTACAAGCTGGCCCGTGCAGGCGAAGTAGTGGAGCGCGAACCGCGTTCTGTTACTATTGCGCGCTTGGAATTGCTGGCCTTTGAGGGTGATACTGCGCGCCTTGCAGTGGATTGCAGCAAAGGCACCTATATCCGCACCCTGGTGGAGGATATCGGTGAGCAACTCGGTTGTGGCGCTTACGTTGCAGAATTGCGACGTACCCAGGCCGGGCCTTTCACGCTGGCGCAGACGGTCACGCTTGAAGAGTTGGAAGCGGTACATGCCGAAGGCGGCAACGAAGCGGTTGATCGCTTCCTGATGCCATCGGACAGCGGCTTGCTGGATTGGCCGCTGTTGCAGTTCTCGGAGCACAGCTCGTTCTACTGGCTCAACGGCCAGCCGGTACGAGCCCCGGATGCACCGAAGTTCGGCATGGTACGGGTACAGGATCACAACGGCCGCTTCATCGGTATCGGTGAAGTGAGCGAAGACGGGCGCATCGCGCCGCGTCGACTGATTCGGTCAGAATGA
- the rbfA gene encoding 30S ribosome-binding factor RbfA, producing MAKEYSRTQRIGDQMQRELAQLIRREVKDPRVGLVTITAVEVSRDVGHAKIFITVMGQDNAEDIAQSIKVLNSAAGFLRMQLAREMKLRSVPQLHFHYDESVVRGAHLSALIERAVAEDNQHPVAAEAEDTKE from the coding sequence ATGGCAAAAGAATACAGCCGTACCCAACGTATCGGCGATCAGATGCAGCGTGAGCTGGCACAGCTGATCCGTCGTGAAGTCAAAGACCCGCGCGTCGGCCTGGTCACCATTACCGCTGTTGAAGTCAGCCGCGACGTCGGTCACGCGAAGATCTTCATCACCGTGATGGGCCAGGACAACGCCGAAGACATCGCACAAAGCATCAAGGTGCTCAACTCCGCCGCTGGCTTCCTGCGCATGCAGTTGGCTCGTGAGATGAAGTTGCGCAGCGTTCCGCAGTTGCACTTCCACTACGACGAAAGCGTCGTGCGTGGCGCGCACCTGTCGGCCCTGATCGAACGTGCGGTGGCTGAAGACAATCAGCACCCGGTTGCGGCTGAAGCCGAAGACACCAAGGAGTAA
- the pnp gene encoding polyribonucleotide nucleotidyltransferase, protein MNPVIKKFQFGQSTVTLETGRIARQASGAVLVTVDDDVSVLVTVVGAKQADPGKGFFPLSVHYQEKTYAAGKIPGGFFKREGRPSEKETLTSRLIDRPIRPLFPEGFMNEVQVVCTVVSTSKKTDPDIAAMIGTSAALAISGIPFDGPIGCARVAFHESTGYLLNPTYEQQKASSLDMVVAGTSEAVLMVESEAKELTEDQMLGAVLFAHDEFQVVINAVKELAAEAAKPTWTWTPQPEATALLGAIRAEFGDAISQAYTITIKADRYARLGELKDQVVAKLSGEEGQPSSSEVKAAFGEIEYRTVRENIVNGKPRIDGRDTKTVRPLNIEVGVLPKTHGSALFTRGETQALVVATLGTARDAQLLDTLEGEKKDPFMLHYNFPPFSVGECGRMGGAGRREIGHGRLARRSIAAMLPAADVFPYTIRVVSEITESNGSSSMASVCGASLALMDAGVPMKAPVAGIAMGLVKEGEKFAILTDILGDEDHLGDMDFKVAGTAKGVTALQMDIKIKGITEEIMEIALGQALEARLNILGQMNQIIGQSRTELSENAPTMIAMKIDTDKIRDVIGKGGATIRAICEETKASIDIEDDGSIKIFGETKEAAEAARQRVLGITAEAEIGKIYVGKVERIVDFGAFVNILPGKDGLVHISMLSDARVEKVTDILKEGQEVEVLVLDVDNRGRIKLSIKDVAAAKASGV, encoded by the coding sequence GTGAACCCGGTAATCAAAAAATTCCAGTTCGGTCAGTCGACCGTTACCCTCGAGACTGGCCGTATCGCCCGTCAGGCCTCCGGCGCAGTATTGGTCACCGTTGACGACGACGTCAGCGTGTTGGTGACTGTCGTTGGTGCCAAGCAAGCCGATCCAGGCAAGGGCTTCTTCCCTCTGTCCGTTCACTACCAGGAAAAGACTTACGCTGCCGGTAAGATCCCTGGCGGTTTCTTCAAGCGCGAAGGCCGTCCTTCCGAGAAAGAAACCCTGACTTCCCGACTGATCGACCGTCCGATCCGTCCGCTGTTCCCAGAAGGCTTCATGAACGAAGTGCAGGTTGTCTGCACCGTCGTTTCCACCAGCAAGAAGACCGATCCGGACATCGCTGCGATGATCGGTACCTCGGCTGCCCTGGCGATCTCCGGCATTCCTTTCGATGGCCCTATCGGCTGTGCACGCGTTGCGTTCCACGAAAGCACCGGCTACCTGCTGAACCCGACTTACGAACAACAGAAAGCTTCGAGCCTGGACATGGTCGTTGCCGGTACTTCGGAAGCGGTGTTGATGGTTGAATCGGAAGCCAAAGAGCTGACCGAAGACCAGATGCTGGGCGCGGTACTGTTTGCTCACGACGAGTTCCAGGTGGTGATCAACGCCGTTAAAGAACTGGCCGCTGAAGCTGCCAAGCCAACCTGGACCTGGACTCCACAGCCAGAAGCCACCGCTCTGCTGGGCGCTATCCGTGCCGAGTTCGGCGACGCGATCTCCCAGGCTTACACCATCACCATCAAGGCCGACCGTTACGCTCGCCTGGGTGAGTTGAAAGACCAGGTGGTTGCCAAGCTGTCCGGTGAAGAAGGCCAGCCTTCTTCCAGCGAAGTGAAAGCAGCGTTTGGCGAAATCGAATACCGCACCGTTCGCGAAAACATCGTAAACGGCAAGCCACGTATCGACGGCCGCGACACCAAGACCGTACGTCCTCTGAACATCGAAGTTGGTGTTCTGCCAAAGACCCACGGTTCGGCTCTGTTCACCCGTGGCGAAACCCAGGCTCTGGTAGTCGCGACTCTGGGCACCGCCCGTGACGCGCAACTGCTGGACACCCTGGAAGGCGAGAAAAAAGACCCGTTCATGCTGCACTACAACTTCCCTCCGTTCTCGGTAGGTGAGTGTGGTCGCATGGGTGGCGCTGGTCGTCGCGAAATCGGTCACGGCCGTCTGGCCCGTCGTTCGATTGCAGCCATGCTGCCGGCTGCCGACGTGTTCCCGTACACCATCCGTGTTGTGTCGGAAATCACCGAATCCAACGGTTCGAGCTCGATGGCTTCCGTTTGCGGTGCTTCCCTGGCCCTGATGGACGCTGGCGTTCCGATGAAGGCACCGGTTGCCGGTATCGCCATGGGTCTGGTTAAAGAAGGCGAGAAGTTCGCCATCCTGACCGACATCCTGGGTGACGAAGACCACCTCGGCGACATGGACTTCAAAGTAGCGGGTACCGCCAAGGGTGTTACCGCGCTGCAGATGGACATCAAGATCAAAGGCATCACCGAAGAAATCATGGAAATCGCTCTGGGCCAAGCCCTGGAAGCGCGCCTGAATATCCTCGGTCAGATGAACCAGATCATTGGTCAGTCCCGCACCGAACTGTCGGAAAATGCTCCGACGATGATCGCGATGAAAATCGACACCGACAAAATCCGTGATGTCATCGGTAAAGGCGGCGCGACCATTCGTGCGATCTGTGAAGAGACCAAGGCTTCGATCGACATCGAAGACGACGGCTCGATCAAGATCTTCGGCGAAACCAAGGAAGCGGCTGAAGCAGCACGTCAGCGCGTTCTGGGCATCACCGCAGAAGCTGAAATCGGCAAGATCTACGTCGGTAAGGTTGAGCGCATCGTCGATTTCGGCGCATTCGTCAACATCCTGCCTGGCAAGGACGGTCTGGTTCACATCTCCATGTTGAGCGACGCTCGCGTTGAGAAAGTGACCGACATCCTGAAAGAAGGCCAGGAAGTGGAAGTACTGGTACTGGACGTGGACAACCGCGGCCGTATCAAGCTGTCCATCAAAGACGTAGCAGCAGCCAAGGCGTCGGGCGTTTAA
- the rimP gene encoding ribosome maturation factor RimP, with protein sequence MSSKLEELQALLAPVVVALGYECWGIEFSAQGRHSMLRVYIDKEGGVLVDDCAIVSRQISGVLDVEDPITVEYTLEVSSPGMERPLFTLEQFAKFAGEQVKIKLRSPFEGRRNFQGLLRGVEEQDVVVQVEDHEFLLPIDMVDKANIIPSFD encoded by the coding sequence GTGTCGAGCAAGCTAGAAGAGTTGCAGGCCTTGCTGGCCCCGGTGGTCGTGGCCCTAGGCTATGAATGCTGGGGTATTGAGTTTTCGGCTCAAGGTCGCCACTCAATGTTGCGCGTTTATATCGATAAAGAAGGCGGCGTGCTGGTGGACGATTGTGCCATCGTCAGCCGCCAGATCAGCGGTGTTCTGGATGTTGAAGATCCGATCACCGTTGAGTACACCCTTGAAGTTTCCTCGCCTGGCATGGAACGCCCACTGTTCACTCTTGAGCAGTTTGCAAAATTTGCCGGTGAACAAGTGAAGATCAAGCTGCGCTCGCCTTTCGAAGGCCGACGCAACTTTCAGGGCCTTCTGCGCGGTGTAGAAGAGCAGGACGTCGTGGTGCAGGTAGAAGATCATGAGTTCCTGTTGCCGATCGATATGGTCGACAAGGCCAACATTATTCCCAGTTTTGACTGA
- the infB gene encoding translation initiation factor IF-2 — MTQVTVKQLADEVKTPVERLLQQMREAGLPHTAAEEHVTDSEKQSLLTHLKSSHKAKVEEPRKITLQRKTTSTLRVAGSKSISVEVRKKKVFVQRSPEEIEAERKRELEERRAVENAARQKAEEEAKRRAEEEARRQPATAQNATNDAVAAPAAVAEPVRESAPVVAAAPAPSADRKPNDQRRPDKPRADDNNRRSGGGDGERKNAPHRASVKEKAPAPRVAPRTTDEESDGFRRGGRGKAKLKKRNAHGFQSPTGPVVRDVQIGETITVGDLAQQMSVKAAEIIKFMFKLGTPATINQVLDQETAQLVAEELGHKVTLVSDTALEDSLAESLKFEGETFSRAPVVTVMGHVDHGKTSLLDYIRRAKVAAGEAGGITQHIGAYHVETDRGMVTFLDTPGHAAFTAMRARGAKATDIVILVVAADDGVMPQTIEAVQHAKAAGVPLVVAVNKIDKPGADLDRIRSELSVHGVTSEEWGGDTPFVSVSAKVGTGVDELLEAVLLQAEVLELKATPSAPGRGVVVESRLDKGRGPVATVLVQDGTLRQGDMVLVGSNYGRVRAMLDENGKPIKEAGPSIPVEILGLDGTPDAGDEMSVLSDEKKAREVALFRQGKFREVKLARAHAGKLENIFENMGQAEKKTLNIVLKSDVRGSLEALNGALNGLGNDEVQVRVVGGGVGGITESDANLALASNAVLFGFNVRADAGARKIVEQEGLDMRYYNVIYDIIEDVKKALTGMLGSDVRENILGTAEVRDVFRSPKFGAIAGCMVIEGVVHRNRPIRVLREDIVIFEGELESLRRFKDDASEVRAGMECGIGVKSYNDVKAGDKIEVYEKVQVARSL, encoded by the coding sequence ATGACGCAAGTCACGGTGAAACAACTGGCCGATGAGGTCAAAACACCGGTAGAGCGCCTGTTGCAGCAGATGCGTGAGGCAGGTCTGCCGCACACCGCCGCCGAAGAACATGTGACTGACAGTGAGAAGCAATCTTTGCTGACTCACTTGAAAAGCAGCCACAAGGCGAAAGTGGAAGAACCACGCAAGATCACACTGCAGCGTAAAACCACCAGCACCCTGCGTGTTGCTGGCAGCAAAAGCATCAGTGTTGAAGTCCGTAAAAAGAAAGTTTTCGTACAGCGCAGCCCGGAAGAAATCGAAGCCGAGCGCAAACGCGAACTGGAAGAACGTCGTGCAGTAGAAAATGCTGCCCGTCAGAAGGCTGAAGAAGAAGCCAAGCGTCGTGCCGAAGAAGAAGCGCGTCGCCAGCCTGCTACTGCGCAAAACGCTACTAACGATGCTGTCGCAGCGCCTGCTGCGGTTGCCGAGCCAGTTCGCGAAAGCGCACCGGTTGTGGCGGCTGCACCGGCTCCTTCTGCCGACCGTAAGCCAAACGATCAGCGTCGTCCGGACAAACCACGTGCCGACGATAACAATCGTCGCAGCGGCGGTGGCGATGGTGAGCGCAAAAACGCTCCACATCGTGCTTCGGTCAAAGAGAAAGCGCCTGCTCCACGTGTTGCGCCACGTACTACCGACGAAGAAAGCGATGGCTTCCGTCGTGGTGGTCGCGGCAAGGCCAAGCTGAAGAAGCGCAACGCCCACGGTTTCCAGAGCCCAACCGGCCCTGTCGTGCGTGATGTGCAGATCGGCGAGACCATCACTGTTGGCGATCTCGCCCAGCAGATGTCGGTCAAGGCTGCTGAAATCATCAAGTTCATGTTCAAACTGGGTACCCCAGCGACGATCAACCAGGTACTGGATCAGGAAACTGCCCAACTGGTTGCTGAAGAGCTGGGCCACAAAGTGACCCTGGTCAGCGACACCGCCCTGGAAGATTCCCTGGCCGAGTCCCTGAAGTTTGAAGGTGAGACGTTCTCCCGTGCACCGGTTGTGACCGTAATGGGCCACGTCGACCACGGTAAGACCTCGCTGCTCGACTACATCCGTCGTGCCAAGGTAGCTGCGGGCGAAGCCGGCGGTATCACCCAGCACATCGGTGCGTACCACGTTGAAACTGATCGCGGCATGGTCACTTTCCTCGATACCCCGGGTCACGCTGCGTTTACCGCAATGCGTGCTCGTGGTGCCAAGGCGACTGACATCGTGATCCTGGTCGTTGCAGCGGACGACGGCGTAATGCCGCAGACCATTGAAGCGGTCCAGCACGCCAAGGCTGCCGGTGTTCCTCTGGTTGTTGCCGTGAACAAAATCGACAAGCCGGGCGCCGATCTCGATCGCATCCGTAGCGAACTGTCGGTTCACGGCGTGACCTCGGAAGAGTGGGGCGGCGACACCCCGTTCGTATCGGTTTCGGCGAAAGTCGGTACTGGTGTGGACGAGTTGCTCGAAGCTGTTCTGCTGCAAGCCGAAGTTCTGGAACTGAAAGCAACCCCATCGGCCCCAGGTCGCGGTGTTGTGGTTGAATCGCGTCTCGACAAAGGTCGTGGCCCGGTTGCTACCGTGCTGGTTCAAGACGGTACTCTGCGCCAAGGCGACATGGTCCTGGTCGGTTCGAACTATGGCCGTGTACGTGCCATGCTCGACGAGAACGGCAAGCCAATTAAAGAAGCCGGTCCTTCCATCCCTGTCGAGATCCTCGGCCTGGACGGTACCCCGGACGCTGGCGACGAGATGAGCGTGCTGTCGGACGAGAAGAAAGCCCGTGAAGTGGCTCTGTTCCGTCAAGGCAAGTTCCGCGAAGTCAAACTGGCTCGTGCTCACGCTGGCAAGCTTGAAAACATCTTCGAAAACATGGGTCAGGCAGAGAAGAAGACGCTCAACATCGTCCTCAAATCTGACGTCCGTGGTTCGCTGGAAGCGTTGAACGGTGCCTTGAACGGCCTGGGTAACGACGAAGTGCAAGTGCGTGTTGTGGGTGGCGGCGTCGGTGGTATCACCGAGTCCGATGCTAACCTGGCACTGGCCTCCAACGCTGTACTGTTCGGCTTCAACGTGCGTGCCGATGCTGGCGCTCGCAAGATCGTCGAGCAGGAAGGCCTGGATATGCGTTACTACAACGTGATCTACGACATCATCGAAGACGTCAAGAAAGCCCTCACCGGTATGCTGGGCAGCGATGTTCGCGAGAACATCCTGGGTACTGCTGAAGTGCGTGACGTGTTCCGTTCGCCGAAGTTTGGCGCGATCGCCGGTTGCATGGTTATCGAAGGTGTTGTTCACCGTAACCGTCCAATCCGTGTACTGCGTGAAGACATCGTTATCTTCGAAGGCGAGCTGGAATCCCTGCGCCGCTTCAAGGATGACGCTTCCGAAGTACGTGCCGGCATGGAATGCGGTATTGGCGTCAAGAGCTACAACGACGTCAAAGCTGGCGACAAGATCGAAGTTTACGAGAAGGTTCAGGTTGCTCGCAGCCTCTAA
- the tpiA gene encoding triose-phosphate isomerase — MRRPMVAGNWKMHGTRASVAELIKGLGNLVLPSGVDVAVFPSFLHVNQVIDGLEGKSIKVGAQNAAVESKQGALTGEVAPSQLAEEGCSLVLVGHSERRQIIGESDEILIRKFAAAQACGLIPVLCIGETLEQREAGKTLEVVGHQLGSVIEKLGVDVFAKAVIAYEPVWAIGTGLTASPQQAQDVHAAIRAQLAAKNSEVAQGVRLLYGGSVKAANAVELFGMPDIDGGLIGGASLNADEFGAICRAAGN; from the coding sequence ATGCGTCGCCCTATGGTAGCTGGTAACTGGAAGATGCACGGTACCCGCGCCAGCGTCGCTGAGCTGATCAAGGGCCTGGGTAACCTGGTCTTGCCGAGCGGTGTTGATGTAGCGGTATTCCCGTCTTTCTTGCATGTCAATCAAGTGATTGATGGTCTGGAAGGCAAGTCGATCAAGGTCGGCGCGCAGAACGCTGCGGTGGAATCCAAACAAGGTGCGTTGACCGGTGAAGTTGCGCCGAGTCAGCTGGCTGAAGAAGGTTGCTCGCTGGTGCTCGTGGGCCACTCCGAACGTCGCCAGATCATCGGCGAGAGTGATGAAATACTCATTCGCAAGTTCGCAGCAGCGCAGGCATGTGGCTTGATTCCGGTGTTGTGCATAGGGGAAACCCTTGAGCAGCGCGAAGCCGGTAAAACGCTTGAGGTTGTTGGGCATCAGCTGGGCAGCGTCATCGAGAAGCTGGGTGTCGATGTTTTTGCAAAGGCAGTAATCGCTTACGAGCCGGTCTGGGCCATTGGCACTGGGCTGACTGCTTCGCCGCAACAGGCGCAGGATGTGCATGCAGCCATTCGCGCTCAGTTGGCGGCAAAGAATTCTGAGGTCGCACAAGGTGTGCGGCTTCTATACGGCGGCAGCGTGAAGGCGGCCAATGCGGTCGAACTGTTCGGCATGCCGGATATCGATGGGGGGCTCATTGGTGGAGCTTCCCTGAATGCAGATGAGTTCGGTGCGATCTGTCGCGCCGCGGGAAACTGA
- the secG gene encoding preprotein translocase subunit SecG has translation MLETVVVVFHLLGALGVVALVLLQQGKGADAGASFGAGASNTVFGSQGSSTFLSKFTAILAAGFFITSLGLGYFAKEKAHQLTQVGLPNPAVLEVPKQQPASDDVPVLQEQKSATPATDVPPAQEQK, from the coding sequence ATGCTGGAAACAGTCGTAGTCGTTTTTCATCTGCTGGGTGCATTGGGCGTAGTTGCTCTGGTATTGCTGCAGCAGGGTAAAGGTGCGGATGCTGGCGCGTCTTTCGGAGCAGGTGCTTCAAATACTGTGTTCGGAAGCCAAGGTTCCTCTACCTTTCTTAGTAAGTTTACTGCTATACTTGCCGCAGGTTTCTTCATAACCAGCTTAGGGTTAGGTTACTTTGCTAAAGAGAAAGCTCACCAGCTGACTCAAGTAGGTTTGCCAAACCCGGCAGTGTTGGAAGTTCCAAAGCAACAGCCGGCTTCTGATGATGTACCGGTGCTTCAAGAGCAAAAGTCGGCTACTCCAGCGACTGACGTGCCTCCAGCTCAAGAGCAAAAGTAA
- the rpsO gene encoding 30S ribosomal protein S15, which translates to MALDVQEKAQIVADYQQAVGDTGSPEVQVALLTHNINKLQGHFKANGKDHHSRRGLIRMVNQRRKLLDYLKGKDLGRYQALIGRLGLRR; encoded by the coding sequence ATGGCTCTCGACGTTCAAGAAAAAGCTCAAATCGTAGCTGACTACCAGCAAGCTGTTGGTGACACTGGTTCGCCAGAAGTGCAAGTTGCACTGCTGACCCACAACATCAACAAGCTGCAAGGTCACTTCAAGGCCAACGGTAAAGATCACCACTCCCGTCGTGGTCTGATCCGCATGGTAAACCAGCGTCGTAAGCTGCTGGACTACCTGAAAGGCAAGGATCTGGGTCGTTATCAGGCTCTGATCGGTCGCCTGGGTCTGCGTCGCTAA
- the glmM gene encoding phosphoglucosamine mutase, whose protein sequence is MTRKYFGTDGIRGRVGQYPITPDFMLKLGWAAGMAFRKMGACKVLVGKDTRISGYMFESALEAGLTSAGADVMLLGPMPTPAIAYLTRTFHAEAGIVISASHNPHDDNGIKFFSGQGTKLPDEVELMIEELLDTPMTVVESSKIGKVSRINDASGRYIEFCKSSVPTGTSFAGLKIVIDCAHGAVYKVAPSVFRELGADVVVLSAQPNGLNINDNCGSTHMGQLQAAVLAEHADLGIAFDGDGDRVLMVDHTGTIVDGDELLFIIARDLHERGKLQGGVVGTLMSNLGLELALADLAIPFVRANVGDRYVIADLLERNWLVGGENSGHIVCFNHTTTGDAIIAALQVLMALKTRSEGLAQARQALRKCPQVLINVRFGGGASPLDHPSVVEASERVTQAMAGRGRVLLRKSGTEPLVRVMVEGEDETLVRGYAEELAKLVTEVSA, encoded by the coding sequence ATGACTAGGAAATACTTTGGTACCGACGGCATTCGTGGTCGGGTCGGGCAATATCCGATTACTCCAGACTTCATGCTCAAGCTTGGCTGGGCGGCCGGCATGGCGTTTCGCAAAATGGGGGCCTGCAAGGTACTGGTAGGCAAGGACACGCGTATCTCCGGGTACATGTTCGAGTCGGCGCTGGAGGCCGGGCTGACGTCGGCCGGCGCTGACGTGATGCTGTTGGGGCCGATGCCGACGCCGGCCATCGCCTACCTGACGCGCACGTTCCATGCCGAAGCCGGCATCGTGATCAGTGCTTCGCACAATCCTCACGATGACAATGGCATCAAGTTTTTCTCCGGCCAGGGCACCAAGCTTCCCGACGAAGTCGAGCTGATGATCGAGGAATTGCTCGATACCCCGATGACCGTGGTTGAGTCGAGCAAGATCGGCAAAGTGTCGCGCATTAACGACGCCTCGGGTCGTTACATTGAATTCTGCAAAAGCAGCGTCCCTACCGGCACCAGCTTCGCGGGGCTGAAGATCGTGATCGACTGCGCCCATGGTGCGGTCTACAAAGTGGCACCTAGCGTGTTCCGTGAGCTGGGTGCCGATGTTGTCGTGCTCTCTGCTCAGCCGAACGGGCTGAACATCAACGATAATTGCGGTTCGACCCATATGGGGCAGTTACAAGCTGCCGTGTTGGCTGAGCATGCTGACCTCGGTATTGCCTTTGACGGCGATGGCGATCGGGTGCTGATGGTCGATCACACTGGCACTATCGTCGACGGTGACGAGCTGTTGTTCATCATTGCCCGTGATCTGCACGAGCGTGGCAAGTTGCAGGGCGGCGTGGTTGGCACGTTGATGAGTAACCTGGGGCTGGAGCTGGCCCTGGCAGATCTGGCGATTCCTTTCGTCCGCGCCAATGTTGGTGACCGCTATGTGATCGCAGACCTGTTGGAGCGCAACTGGCTGGTCGGTGGCGAGAACTCCGGGCATATCGTCTGCTTCAACCACACCACCACCGGTGATGCAATCATCGCTGCGTTGCAGGTGCTGATGGCGCTGAAGACTCGCTCCGAAGGGCTGGCTCAGGCCCGCCAGGCGCTGCGTAAGTGTCCGCAGGTGCTGATCAACGTGCGTTTCGGTGGTGGTGCAAGCCCTCTGGATCATCCGTCGGTTGTAGAGGCCAGTGAGCGCGTCACCCAAGCCATGGCGGGTCGAGGGCGCGTGCTGTTGCGCAAGTCCGGGACGGAGCCGCTGGTGCGGGTCATGGTCGAAGGCGAGGACGAAACACTGGTTCGGGGTTATGCCGAAGAGCTGGCAAAACTGGTTACTGAAGTTTCTGCCTGA
- the nusA gene encoding transcription termination factor NusA yields the protein MSKEVLLVVESVSNEKGVPANVIFEALELALATATKKRFEDEVDLRVEINRHTGAYETFRRWTVVEEADLDDPAIETWPSKVAETHPGAQVGDVVEEKIESIEFGRIAAQTAKQVIVQKVREAERAQVVDAYRERLGEIISGTVKKVTRDNVIVDLGNNAEALLAREDIISRETFRVGVRLRALLKEIRTENRGPQLILSRTAPEMLIELFRIEVPEIAEGLIEVMAASRDPGSRAKIAVRSKDKRIDPQGACIGMRGSRVQAVSGELGGERVDIVLWDDNPAQFVINAMSPAEVAAIIVDEDAHAMDIAVGADNLAQAIGRGGQNVRLASQLTGWTLNVMTESDIQAKQQAETGDILRNFIDELEVDEDLAQVLVDEGFTSLEEIAYVPLEEMLNIDGFDEETVNELRARAKDRLLTKAIATEEKLADAHPAEDLLSLEGMDKDLAMELAVRGVITREDLAEQSIDDLLDIDGIDDDRAGKLIMAARAHWFE from the coding sequence ATGAGCAAAGAAGTACTGCTGGTTGTTGAGTCGGTATCCAATGAAAAGGGCGTACCGGCAAACGTAATTTTTGAAGCGCTGGAGCTGGCTCTGGCCACTGCTACCAAGAAACGCTTCGAGGACGAAGTCGATCTGCGTGTGGAAATCAATCGCCACACCGGTGCTTACGAGACATTCCGTCGCTGGACGGTCGTCGAAGAAGCAGACCTGGACGATCCGGCCATCGAAACCTGGCCAAGCAAGGTTGCAGAAACGCATCCTGGTGCCCAGGTTGGTGATGTAGTCGAAGAAAAGATCGAATCCATCGAGTTCGGCCGTATCGCTGCACAGACTGCCAAGCAAGTCATCGTGCAGAAAGTTCGTGAAGCCGAGCGCGCACAGGTTGTTGACGCTTATCGCGAGCGCCTGGGTGAAATCATCTCCGGCACCGTGAAGAAAGTGACTCGCGACAACGTGATCGTCGACCTGGGCAACAACGCTGAAGCGTTGCTGGCTCGTGAAGACATCATTTCTCGCGAAACCTTCCGGGTTGGCGTGCGCCTGCGTGCGCTGCTCAAGGAAATCCGCACCGAGAACCGCGGCCCGCAGCTGATCCTGTCGCGTACCGCGCCGGAAATGCTGATCGAGTTGTTCCGCATCGAAGTGCCGGAAATCGCTGAAGGCCTGATCGAAGTAATGGCTGCGTCCCGTGACCCGGGTTCGCGCGCCAAGATCGCGGTCCGCTCCAAGGACAAACGCATTGACCCGCAAGGCGCTTGCATCGGTATGCGCGGTTCGCGCGTCCAGGCAGTGTCGGGCGAGTTGGGTGGCGAGCGTGTCGACATCGTCCTGTGGGACGATAACCCGGCGCAGTTCGTGATCAATGCAATGTCGCCGGCTGAAGTGGCGGCAATTATCGTTGACGAAGATGCCCATGCAATGGACATCGCCGTTGGCGCAGACAATCTGGCTCAGGCCATCGGTCGCGGTGGTCAGAACGTGCGTCTGGCTAGCCAGTTGACTGGCTGGACCCTGAACGTGATGACCGAATCGGACATCCAGGCTAAGCAGCAAGCAGAAACCGGCGACATCCTGCGCAACTTCATCGACGAGCTGGAAGTCGACGAGGACCTGGCACAGGTGCTGGTAGATGAAGGCTTCACCAGCCTGGAAGAGATTGCCTACGTACCGTTGGAAGAAATGCTCAACATCGACGGCTTTGACGAAGAAACCGTCAACGAGCTTCGCGCTCGCGCCAAGGATCGTTTGTTGACCAAAGCCATCGCTACTGAGGAAAAGCTGGCAGACGCCCATCCGGCCGAAGACCTGCTCTCGCTTGAGGGTATGGACAAGGATTTGGCGATGGAACTGGCGGTGCGCGGCGTAATTACCCGCGAAGACCTGGCCGAGCAGTCTATTGACGACCTGCTCGACATCGACGGCATTGACGATGATCGTGCCGGCAAGTTGATCATGGCCGCCCGAGCCCACTGGTTCGAGTAA